One genomic window of Clostridia bacterium includes the following:
- a CDS encoding 4-hydroxybutyrate--acetyl-CoA CoA transferase, translating to MGIYEEYQKKKKTLDEAYALLKDGDFIWTCEASAEPLTFKRHLHEMSGKLHGLVMYAGLSSERQTICDDEYADLISFESLFFPRYLTPLQKTGRATYMPMHLRNAGLDPLYRYKYTGRRINFMVLTVSPMDKHGYFTSGSTAINIRDLVEYADHIIVEVNESNPRTFGDTYIHISEVDTIIDSEDNKIIYLPVREPGETDRIIGKSIAGLVQDGDTLQLGIGGIPTACAVELEKKKNLGIHTEMLNDGLVHLLKSGAVTNTEKNYYRNKIITTFSMGSKDVYDYIDNNPNILHLRSAYVNNPAIISRNDNFVSINTTLAIDLMGQCSSEAIGTNQISGVGGQTDTAVGAKESLGGKSIVALHSTRELKQKDGTKKRVSNIYPVHPSGTAISLMRNDVDFVVTEYGIAALRGASLKERSNALINIAHPDFREELTAAAKKWYLM from the coding sequence ATGGGAATCTACGAAGAGTATCAAAAAAAGAAAAAAACGCTCGACGAAGCCTATGCGCTGCTTAAAGACGGAGATTTTATCTGGACGTGCGAGGCAAGCGCCGAGCCGCTGACGTTCAAGCGTCATCTGCATGAGATGAGCGGCAAGCTTCACGGCCTCGTGATGTACGCCGGCCTTTCCTCCGAAAGACAGACGATATGCGACGACGAGTACGCAGACCTCATAAGCTTTGAGAGCCTGTTTTTCCCGAGATACCTCACCCCGCTTCAGAAGACGGGACGCGCCACCTACATGCCGATGCATTTAAGGAACGCCGGTCTCGATCCGCTTTACCGCTATAAGTACACGGGACGCCGTATAAACTTTATGGTGCTCACCGTATCGCCTATGGACAAGCACGGATATTTCACCTCAGGATCGACTGCGATAAACATCCGCGACCTCGTTGAATACGCGGACCACATCATAGTCGAGGTAAACGAAAGCAATCCGCGCACCTTCGGCGACACTTATATACATATAAGCGAGGTCGATACGATAATCGACAGCGAGGACAACAAGATAATTTATCTCCCCGTAAGAGAACCGGGCGAGACCGACCGCATAATCGGCAAGTCGATCGCGGGACTCGTTCAGGACGGCGACACGCTGCAGCTCGGCATAGGCGGCATACCCACTGCGTGCGCCGTAGAGCTTGAAAAGAAGAAGAACTTAGGCATCCATACAGAAATGTTAAACGACGGCCTCGTTCATCTTTTAAAATCGGGCGCTGTCACCAACACGGAAAAGAATTACTACAGAAACAAGATAATCACCACGTTCTCCATGGGCTCAAAGGATGTTTACGACTATATCGATAACAACCCGAACATCCTTCATCTGCGTTCGGCATACGTAAACAATCCGGCGATAATTTCGAGGAACGACAACTTCGTTTCGATAAATACGACGCTTGCGATAGACCTGATGGGTCAGTGCTCGTCGGAGGCTATCGGCACGAACCAGATCTCCGGCGTAGGCGGTCAGACCGATACGGCCGTGGGCGCGAAAGAGTCCTTGGGAGGCAAGTCGATAGTGGCGCTTCATTCGACGCGCGAATTAAAGCAGAAGGACGGCACGAAAAAGCGCGTATCGAACATATATCCCGTTCATCCGAGCGGAACGGCCATCTCGCTTATGAGAAACGACGTGGACTTCGTGGTAACGGAATACGGTATAGCGGCGCTTCGCGGCGCGAGCCTCAAGGAGCGCTCGAACGCTCTTATAAATATTGCCCATCCGGACTTCAGAGAAGAGCTTACGGCAGCAGCCAAGAAGTGGTACCTCATGTAG
- a CDS encoding 4-hydroxybutyrate--acetyl-CoA CoA transferase: protein MDYQSEYQKKLTSLEGAYSMLKDGDLFYAGTATAEPVTFLKHIHEMHGKLHNLTMHINLALANVPAYDPKYADMWNVQSSFFARFLTPLQRAGMSTYMPSHLRNIGVDPEYRYKNITNQRVNAYVLAVSPMDKHGYFTSSSYACYHRTWMDYADKVIVEVNENAPRTFGDTYIHISEVDAIIHSEDNKIIYMPIKEPDEDDKAIGKQIADLIKDGDNIQLGIGGIPTACARELAVRKDLGVHTEMLNDGLVYLAKAGAITNKKKNYFPDKIITTFSMGTKDVYDYIDDNPNVLHLDVAYTNNPKVFARNDNVISVNSCLQIDLMGQCASEAIGTNQISGVGGQTETAVGAKESLGGKSVIALHSTRMLKQPDGSKKMVSNIVPVHPAGTVISLMRNDVDFVCTEYGMAALRGASLKERSKALISIAHPDFRAELEEQAKKWYLM from the coding sequence ATGGACTATCAGAGCGAATACCAAAAGAAGCTGACGTCGCTTGAAGGCGCGTACAGCATGTTGAAGGACGGAGACCTGTTCTACGCCGGTACCGCAACGGCGGAGCCGGTGACCTTTTTGAAGCACATTCACGAGATGCACGGAAAGCTTCACAACCTTACGATGCATATCAACCTGGCGCTTGCAAACGTGCCGGCATACGACCCCAAGTACGCGGACATGTGGAACGTGCAGAGCTCGTTCTTCGCGCGTTTCTTAACGCCTCTTCAGAGAGCGGGCATGTCGACCTATATGCCGTCGCATTTAAGAAACATCGGCGTTGACCCCGAATATCGCTACAAGAACATAACCAATCAGCGCGTAAACGCATACGTGCTCGCGGTTTCCCCGATGGACAAGCACGGCTATTTCACCTCAAGCTCATACGCGTGCTACCACAGAACGTGGATGGACTATGCAGACAAGGTAATCGTTGAGGTAAACGAGAACGCACCGCGTACCTTTGGCGACACTTACATTCACATTTCCGAGGTTGACGCAATAATCCATTCCGAGGACAACAAAATAATCTATATGCCCATTAAAGAGCCCGACGAAGACGATAAGGCTATCGGCAAGCAGATCGCAGACCTCATCAAGGACGGCGACAACATCCAGCTCGGCATCGGCGGTATCCCCACCGCGTGCGCACGCGAGCTTGCAGTAAGAAAGGATCTGGGCGTTCACACCGAAATGTTAAACGACGGCCTTGTATATCTCGCAAAGGCCGGCGCAATCACCAACAAGAAGAAGAATTACTTCCCCGACAAGATAATCACCACGTTCTCCATGGGTACGAAGGACGTTTACGATTACATAGACGACAACCCGAACGTGCTCCATCTCGACGTTGCATACACGAACAACCCGAAGGTGTTCGCACGCAACGACAACGTTATTTCCGTTAACTCCTGCCTGCAGATAGACCTTATGGGCCAGTGCGCGTCCGAGGCTATCGGTACGAACCAGATTTCCGGCGTAGGCGGCCAGACCGAGACCGCGGTAGGCGCGAAGGAATCCCTCGGCGGCAAGTCGGTAATCGCTCTTCATTCCACGAGAATGTTAAAGCAGCCCGACGGCTCGAAGAAGATGGTATCGAACATAGTTCCCGTTCATCCGGCAGGCACCGTTATCTCGCTTATGAGAAACGACGTAGACTTCGTATGCACCGAGTACGGCATGGCTGCACTTCGCGGCGCAAGCTTAAAGGAGCGCTCGAAGGCTCTTATCAGCATAGCTCACCCCGACTTCAGAGCGGAGCTCGAAGAGCAGGCTAAGAAATGGTACCTCATGTAA
- a CDS encoding GntR family transcriptional regulator produces MIDIDVKSRVPIYKQIYTQIETLALTGIYEPGSQIMSVRQLAKLIGINPNTITKAYSELEQNGIIYSVPGRGSFISPDLKVVGKEKQEEVLSELNALAQTAASLGVPEERALNEVRAAYTNAKEVTK; encoded by the coding sequence GTGATAGACATTGACGTAAAAAGCCGTGTGCCGATCTATAAGCAGATATATACTCAGATAGAAACGCTTGCCCTTACGGGCATATACGAGCCCGGCAGCCAGATAATGTCCGTCCGCCAGCTTGCAAAGCTAATAGGCATAAACCCCAATACTATAACAAAGGCGTATTCCGAGCTTGAACAGAACGGCATAATATATTCCGTGCCGGGACGCGGGAGCTTCATATCTCCCGATTTAAAGGTAGTAGGCAAGGAAAAGCAGGAAGAAGTGCTCTCTGAACTTAACGCTCTCGCTCAGACGGCCGCATCTTTGGGCGTGCCCGAAGAAAGAGCGCTTAACGAAGTGAGGGCGGCGTACACAAATGCGAAAGAGGTGACAAAATGA
- a CDS encoding ABC transporter ATP-binding protein, with translation MIQAVSVSKTFPGVKAIDNLSCSIKKGSIYGLIGSNGSGKSTLLRMLSGIYKPDSGLIKIDDKPVFENIYNKGRTFFLSDDPFVISNYSIKDMARYYKIFYPNWSDERFSKLLDVFKLPPKRPIKNFSKGMQKQAAILLGMSTQPDYYFFDETFDGLDPVMRHLVKRLLMEEIADREVTVIMTSHNLRELEDMCDHIGLLHNGHIIFERDIDDMRLSVHKIQMAFREPPPKEAFDKIEYMHFEQRGSVILMIVRGSEDEVMERMKAFDPTILEMIPLTLEEVFIYEMEVAGYDLEKMQ, from the coding sequence ATGATACAGGCAGTAAGCGTAAGCAAGACCTTTCCGGGCGTAAAGGCCATAGACAACCTTTCATGCTCTATCAAAAAAGGCTCAATATACGGACTTATCGGCTCGAACGGCAGCGGCAAGTCAACGCTTCTTAGAATGCTTTCGGGCATATACAAGCCGGACAGCGGCCTTATAAAGATAGACGACAAGCCCGTGTTTGAGAATATATACAACAAAGGGCGCACGTTCTTTTTGTCCGACGACCCGTTCGTTATCTCGAATTATTCGATAAAGGACATGGCGCGCTATTATAAGATATTTTATCCGAACTGGAGCGACGAGCGCTTTTCAAAGCTTCTCGACGTGTTCAAGCTGCCGCCCAAGCGCCCGATAAAGAACTTTTCAAAGGGCATGCAGAAGCAGGCGGCCATACTTCTCGGCATGTCTACGCAGCCCGACTATTATTTCTTCGACGAGACGTTCGACGGGCTCGACCCCGTTATGCGCCATCTTGTGAAGCGTCTTTTAATGGAAGAGATAGCCGATCGCGAGGTCACTGTGATCATGACGTCGCATAACTTAAGAGAGCTTGAGGATATGTGCGACCACATAGGCCTTCTGCACAACGGTCATATCATCTTCGAGCGCGATATAGACGATATGCGTCTGTCTGTTCATAAGATACAGATGGCGTTTCGCGAGCCGCCGCCGAAGGAGGCGTTCGACAAGATCGAATATATGCACTTCGAGCAGCGCGGCAGCGTTATTCTCATGATAGTGCGCGGAAGCGAGGACGAGGTGATGGAGCGCATGAAGGCGTTCGATCCCACGATACTTGAAATGATCCCGCTTACGCTGGAGGAAGTATTTATATACGAAATGGAGGTGGCAGGCTATGACCTCGAAAAAATGCAGTAA
- a CDS encoding ABC transporter permease, whose protein sequence is MTSKKCSNGALVKENLRRFWWVSALYFIALFFAIPFKLLVSLQSIQNELLWAVERAAEQGVRVSDIYTYNLFNFTGGAEAVAFAIIPVFIAGLLFSYMNKRKSTDTVHALPIKRAKLLSLNALSGLLLYTLPLILTCVISAIIITSSGLWLYIPVSQMLLWLIESVLYLSIFFAVACFFSILSGSVIVMAILTYIFSSLPMIFYAAVTGTASIWMYGYNMPSDATFFMDISPAFYVFRGAIDGVYAPQALPTVLYIVFIAVMFLLSCLLYQNRRSENTTSTIAFGAAKPIIKYILSILFAVLFGSGIYLMDSRRNIVSLIVGYLVGAAIAYLVIHAIIHKDIRAIKTGRRGFIVLLVIVFAGSMALTFDAFGYQKRLPEPDEVTAVYFDPFGYRNSGPQYGTGYKTPENKELIYKIHRSCIDAKFGSNYSFTTDRTENPPLYRQTPDTPEKYEVGQYYYTINTEIIYDLGGRELTRRYLLTPEAYETYLPRLLASEEGKRNTFAILNEEMFVYPEKLSVVDVYGNSHKITDKNQAKLIIDALKADVLADETPFSPGLQKPSIGSIEFTALLVDKNGKKVNAADDDVIVDYAYPASGSVDETNTSYPVKSYYHNTIEAAAQCGIELSQISVSDINLIRLYANIDAFTPLKGEWTDEDYNKENTVSITDPEEIAHVYGALREYPRMSAASFEEAFYQTEVVTNAGGTTNTLYYQVDVSALPDFVFERIGVENPNK, encoded by the coding sequence ATGACCTCGAAAAAATGCAGTAACGGCGCGCTCGTAAAAGAAAACCTGCGCCGCTTCTGGTGGGTGAGCGCGCTTTATTTCATCGCGCTGTTCTTTGCGATACCGTTTAAGCTTTTAGTATCGCTTCAAAGCATACAAAACGAGCTTTTGTGGGCAGTCGAGCGCGCCGCCGAGCAGGGCGTCAGAGTGTCCGATATATACACCTACAATCTTTTTAACTTCACGGGCGGAGCCGAGGCCGTCGCCTTTGCAATAATCCCCGTATTCATCGCAGGTCTTTTGTTCTCATACATGAACAAAAGAAAAAGCACGGACACCGTGCATGCGCTGCCGATAAAGCGCGCAAAGCTTTTGTCGCTCAACGCGCTTTCGGGCCTTCTTTTATATACGCTGCCGCTTATACTCACATGTGTAATAAGCGCGATAATAATAACGAGTTCGGGACTGTGGCTGTATATACCCGTGTCGCAGATGCTTCTGTGGCTTATTGAGTCGGTGCTGTATCTGTCGATATTCTTCGCCGTGGCGTGCTTTTTCTCGATCCTCTCCGGCAGCGTTATAGTGATGGCGATACTTACCTACATTTTCTCGTCGCTTCCCATGATATTCTACGCTGCTGTCACGGGCACGGCTTCGATATGGATGTACGGCTATAATATGCCCTCCGACGCGACCTTCTTTATGGACATATCGCCAGCCTTCTACGTGTTCAGAGGCGCCATAGACGGCGTGTACGCCCCGCAGGCGCTTCCCACGGTACTGTATATCGTATTTATCGCCGTGATGTTCCTTCTTTCGTGCCTGCTCTATCAGAACAGACGAAGCGAGAACACGACCTCGACGATAGCGTTCGGCGCGGCAAAGCCGATAATAAAATATATCCTTTCGATACTTTTCGCCGTGCTTTTCGGCTCCGGCATATATCTTATGGACTCAAGAAGAAACATCGTTTCGCTTATCGTGGGATATCTTGTCGGCGCGGCCATAGCGTACCTCGTTATACACGCAATTATCCACAAGGATATACGCGCCATAAAAACGGGCAGACGCGGCTTTATAGTGCTGCTCGTCATCGTGTTCGCAGGCTCCATGGCGCTCACCTTCGACGCCTTTGGATATCAGAAGCGTCTGCCCGAGCCCGACGAGGTAACGGCAGTATACTTCGACCCCTTCGGCTATCGGAATTCCGGCCCGCAGTACGGCACCGGCTACAAGACTCCCGAAAACAAGGAGCTTATATACAAAATACACCGCTCGTGCATCGACGCGAAGTTTGGCTCCAATTACAGCTTCACGACGGACAGAACGGAAAATCCCCCGCTCTACCGGCAGACGCCCGACACGCCCGAAAAATACGAAGTGGGCCAGTATTACTACACGATAAATACCGAGATAATATACGACCTTGGCGGCCGCGAGCTTACAAGGAGATATCTGCTCACGCCCGAGGCTTACGAAACGTATCTGCCCCGCCTGCTTGCAAGCGAGGAGGGAAAGCGCAACACCTTCGCAATACTTAACGAGGAGATGTTCGTATATCCCGAAAAGCTCTCCGTCGTTGACGTTTACGGCAATTCGCATAAGATTACCGACAAAAATCAGGCAAAGCTCATAATAGACGCGCTCAAGGCCGACGTTCTGGCAGATGAAACGCCGTTCTCTCCCGGGCTTCAGAAGCCGTCGATAGGCAGCATTGAATTTACCGCGCTGCTCGTCGATAAGAACGGCAAAAAGGTGAACGCCGCAGACGACGACGTCATCGTAGACTACGCGTACCCTGCGAGCGGATCCGTGGATGAAACAAACACGAGCTATCCCGTAAAATCCTACTATCATAATACTATTGAGGCGGCCGCTCAGTGCGGGATCGAGCTTTCGCAGATAAGCGTATCCGATATAAACCTTATACGCCTGTATGCGAATATAGATGCATTCACTCCCTTAAAGGGCGAATGGACGGATGAGGATTATAATAAAGAGAACACGGTAAGCATAACGGATCCCGAAGAGATAGCCCATGTTTACGGTGCGCTCAGAGAATATCCGCGCATGTCCGCCGCAAGCTTTGAAGAGGCCTTTTATCAGACGGAGGTCGTGACCAATGCGGGAGGCACGACGAATACGCTCTACTATCAGGTAGACGTAAGCGCCCTGCCCGACTTCGTCTTCGAGAGAATCGGGGTCGAGAACCCGAACAAATAA
- a CDS encoding MFS transporter, with amino-acid sequence MSEALASKGVSSGTKWRILLCIFLFYFFGLGFTNQFFNVALKTMIEDMGWNATQGSSIANAMFIGMIWFVFVAGIFLDKFSVKKMFVVEIFLVAVAFALRGVAQGFVFFFALMVVYGVLSAFYIPTVMKLVSLWFDGKQIALANGILTSASPAGQLVANVVGFKIALAIGGWRTMYVVTGIIMIVVALLSIFLVKERKSEDAALASAILTKEDLSLGKNIKGVAGTPSLWIYCIANGFFLGFVYAIMAYQNYVYQADPGWGLDPTVSGTIPAFSNCVSMCAYTIVPLLFARLKIQKWWGVAAIFCAIGAVTLVTIMWWSYSYVYACISMAVSGLLYGCCLPAPKVLMLQLPEVSGPRAGTAMGIYTTLERICVVVFVGIIGPKILAWDPSVPGMSPFVGKLQMMMYIQPVLLALALLVNKKRYGNIFAHVAKKEGSLAAQHGAETD; translated from the coding sequence ATGTCAGAAGCTTTAGCTTCAAAAGGCGTCAGCAGCGGCACCAAATGGCGCATCCTGTTGTGCATATTCCTGTTCTACTTCTTCGGCCTCGGTTTTACGAACCAGTTTTTCAACGTAGCTCTTAAGACCATGATCGAAGATATGGGCTGGAATGCAACTCAGGGCTCGTCCATCGCCAATGCAATGTTCATAGGAATGATCTGGTTCGTTTTCGTGGCCGGTATCTTCCTCGACAAGTTCAGCGTTAAGAAGATGTTCGTCGTTGAAATATTCCTCGTTGCGGTTGCATTCGCATTAAGAGGCGTGGCTCAGGGATTCGTATTCTTCTTTGCTCTGATGGTTGTTTACGGTGTGCTCAGCGCATTTTACATCCCCACGGTAATGAAGCTCGTTTCGCTGTGGTTCGACGGTAAGCAGATCGCTCTCGCGAACGGTATACTTACCTCCGCCAGCCCGGCAGGACAGCTCGTTGCAAACGTTGTCGGCTTCAAGATCGCGCTGGCAATCGGCGGCTGGAGAACGATGTACGTTGTGACCGGTATAATCATGATAGTGGTTGCACTTCTCTCTATCTTCCTCGTAAAGGAAAGAAAGAGCGAAGACGCAGCTTTGGCATCGGCAATACTCACGAAGGAAGACCTTTCGCTCGGCAAGAACATCAAGGGCGTTGCGGGAACTCCCAGCCTTTGGATCTACTGCATAGCAAACGGATTCTTCTTAGGCTTCGTTTATGCAATCATGGCTTACCAGAACTATGTATATCAGGCTGACCCCGGATGGGGCCTCGACCCGACCGTATCCGGTACCATACCGGCATTCTCCAACTGCGTATCGATGTGCGCATACACTATTGTACCTTTACTCTTCGCAAGACTCAAGATCCAGAAGTGGTGGGGCGTTGCGGCTATCTTCTGCGCTATCGGCGCTGTTACGCTCGTTACCATCATGTGGTGGTCCTACAGCTATGTTTACGCTTGCATTTCGATGGCCGTTTCCGGTCTGCTCTACGGCTGCTGCCTCCCGGCTCCGAAGGTTCTTATGCTTCAGCTCCCCGAGGTTTCCGGCCCGCGTGCAGGTACGGCAATGGGTATCTACACCACTTTGGAGCGCATATGCGTTGTTGTATTCGTCGGCATTATCGGTCCGAAGATCCTCGCTTGGGATCCTTCCGTTCCGGGCATGTCCCCGTTCGTTGGCAAGCTGCAGATGATGATGTACATTCAGCCTGTACTTCTTGCTCTTGCTCTCCTTGTTAATAAGAAGCGTTACGGCAACATCTTCGCACACGTTGCAAAGAAGGAAGGCTCGCTGGCCGCACAGCACGGCGCGGAGACCGATTAA
- a CDS encoding MFS transporter, translated as MSEAIASKGVSNGTKWRVMLCIFLFYFFSLGFTNQFFNVALNPMITDMGWDAAQGSAISNAMFLGMIWFVFVAGFLLDKFSVKKLYVLEIFLVGVVFALRGVAQGFIFFYVLMILYGVLSAFYVPTCVKLISLWFDGKQIALANGILTSASPCGQLVANVAGWKLAMAIGGWKTMYVVTGICCVLVAVLAIFLVKDRKSEDAALASAILTKEDLSFGKNIKGVASTPSVWIYVIANGFFVGFVYAIMAFQNYVYQTDPGWGLDPSVSGTIPAFSNCVSMCCYVLVPLLFARLGIQKWWGVAAIFCAIGAITLVTIMWFSYSYVYACISMATSGLLYGCCLPAPKVLLLQLPEVSGPRAGTAIGIYTTIERLCVVIFIAVIGPKIISWDPSMHDGLGSSTLVGKVQMLMYIQPILLALALIVNKKRYGNIFAHVAKKEGSLAAEHGAETN; from the coding sequence ATGTCAGAAGCTATTGCTTCAAAAGGCGTCAGCAATGGCACCAAATGGCGCGTTATGTTGTGTATCTTCCTGTTCTACTTCTTCAGTTTAGGATTTACCAACCAGTTCTTCAACGTTGCACTTAACCCGATGATCACTGATATGGGTTGGGACGCAGCGCAGGGCTCCGCCATTTCGAACGCAATGTTCCTCGGTATGATCTGGTTCGTTTTCGTAGCCGGATTCTTACTCGACAAGTTCAGCGTTAAGAAGTTATATGTTTTGGAAATCTTCCTCGTAGGCGTGGTATTCGCATTACGCGGCGTAGCACAGGGCTTCATATTCTTCTATGTTCTGATGATACTCTACGGCGTGCTCAGCGCATTCTACGTTCCTACCTGCGTTAAGCTCATCTCGCTGTGGTTCGACGGCAAGCAGATCGCACTTGCAAACGGTATACTTACCTCCGCAAGCCCCTGCGGTCAGCTCGTTGCAAACGTTGCCGGCTGGAAGCTCGCAATGGCGATCGGCGGCTGGAAAACCATGTATGTTGTAACCGGTATCTGCTGCGTTTTAGTTGCAGTTCTCGCCATCTTCCTTGTTAAGGACAGAAAGAGCGAGGATGCGGCTCTTGCATCGGCAATACTTACGAAGGAAGACCTTTCCTTCGGCAAGAACATCAAGGGTGTTGCTTCAACTCCCAGCGTGTGGATTTACGTCATTGCAAACGGCTTCTTCGTAGGCTTCGTTTATGCTATCATGGCGTTCCAGAACTACGTTTATCAGACCGACCCGGGATGGGGACTTGACCCGTCAGTATCCGGTACCATCCCCGCATTCTCCAACTGCGTATCAATGTGCTGCTACGTACTCGTTCCTCTGCTCTTTGCAAGGCTGGGAATTCAGAAATGGTGGGGCGTTGCCGCAATATTCTGCGCTATCGGCGCGATCACGCTCGTTACCATCATGTGGTTCTCGTACAGCTACGTATACGCTTGCATTTCGATGGCAACGTCCGGTCTCTTATACGGCTGCTGCCTCCCGGCTCCGAAGGTACTCCTTCTGCAGCTCCCCGAGGTTTCCGGCCCGCGTGCCGGTACCGCAATCGGTATCTACACCACTATAGAGCGTCTCTGCGTTGTTATCTTCATCGCAGTCATCGGCCCGAAGATCATCTCCTGGGATCCGTCGATGCATGATGGTTTAGGTTCGTCCACGCTGGTTGGTAAAGTGCAGATGCTCATGTACATCCAGCCGATACTTCTTGCTCTTGCTCTTATTGTTAATAAGAAGCGCTACGGCAACATCTTCGCTCACGTTGCCAAGAAAGAAGGCTCGCTGGCTGCAGAACACGGTGCAGAAACCAATTAA
- a CDS encoding MFS transporter, whose amino-acid sequence MSEAIASKGVSNGTKWRVMLCIFLFYFLGLGFTNQFFNVALGPMIEDMGWDATQGAAISNAMFLGMIWFVFVAGFLLDKFSVKKLFVLEIFLVGILFALRGFAQGFAFFYALMILYGVLSAFYVPTCVKLISLWFDGKQIALANGILTCGSPAGQLVANTVGFKLALAIGGWKVMYIVTGVLVLVVAVIAIFLVKDRKSEDAALESAILTKDDLSFGKNIKGVASTPGVWVYCLANGFFVGFVYAIMAFQNYVYQNDPGWGLDPTVSGTIPAFSNCVSMCCYVLVPLVFARLGIQKWWGVAAIFAAIGAITLVTIQWFVYSYVFACVAMATSGFLYGCCLPAPKVLLLQLPEVSGPRAGTAIGIYTTIERVCVVIFVAIIGPRVLAWDPAMHNGEGMSFLVGRIQMLMYIQPILLAIALFVNKKRYGNIFAHVAKREGTLAAQHAAAEESK is encoded by the coding sequence ATGTCAGAAGCTATTGCTTCAAAAGGCGTCAGCAATGGCACCAAATGGCGCGTAATGCTCTGTATATTCCTGTTCTATTTCTTAGGACTCGGATTTACAAATCAGTTCTTTAACGTTGCCCTCGGTCCGATGATCGAAGACATGGGTTGGGACGCAACCCAGGGTGCGGCGATATCGAACGCGATGTTCCTCGGCATGATCTGGTTCGTTTTCGTAGCCGGATTCTTACTTGACAAGTTCAGCGTTAAGAAATTGTTTGTCCTTGAAATATTCCTCGTAGGTATTTTATTCGCCTTAAGAGGTTTTGCACAGGGCTTCGCTTTCTTCTACGCGCTGATGATCCTCTATGGTGTGCTCAGCGCATTCTACGTTCCTACCTGCGTTAAGCTCATCTCGCTTTGGTTCGACGGGAAGCAGATCGCCCTTGCCAACGGTATACTTACCTGCGGCAGCCCGGCAGGTCAGCTTGTTGCGAACACCGTCGGCTTCAAGCTCGCGCTGGCAATCGGCGGATGGAAGGTAATGTACATCGTTACCGGCGTTCTCGTTCTGGTCGTTGCGGTTATCGCTATCTTCCTTGTAAAGGACAGAAAGAGCGAGGATGCGGCCCTCGAGTCCGCAATACTTACCAAGGACGACCTTTCCTTCGGCAAGAACATCAAGGGTGTTGCTTCAACTCCGGGAGTTTGGGTATACTGTTTAGCTAACGGCTTCTTCGTAGGCTTCGTTTATGCTATCATGGCGTTCCAGAACTACGTTTATCAGAACGACCCCGGATGGGGACTTGATCCGACAGTATCAGGTACGATACCGGCATTCTCCAACTGCGTATCAATGTGCTGCTACGTTTTAGTGCCGTTGGTATTTGCAAGGCTCGGCATCCAGAAATGGTGGGGCGTTGCAGCTATCTTCGCCGCTATCGGCGCGATCACGCTCGTTACGATCCAGTGGTTCGTATACAGCTATGTATTCGCTTGTGTTGCAATGGCAACGTCCGGTTTCTTATACGGCTGCTGTCTCCCGGCTCCGAAGGTACTCCTTCTCCAGCTCCCCGAGGTTTCCGGCCCGCGTGCCGGTACCGCAATCGGTATCTACACCACTATAGAGCGCGTATGCGTTGTTATATTCGTAGCAATCATCGGCCCGAGAGTACTTGCCTGGGATCCGGCAATGCACAACGGCGAAGGCATGTCCTTCTTAGTTGGCAGGATTCAGATGCTCATGTACATTCAGCCTATACTCCTTGCTATTGCACTGTTTGTTAACAAAAAGCGCTACGGCAACATCTTTGCACACGTTGCAAAGAGAGAGGGCACTCTGGCTGCACAGCATGCGGCTGCGGAAGAGTCCAAATAA